The following proteins come from a genomic window of Populus nigra chromosome 6, ddPopNigr1.1, whole genome shotgun sequence:
- the LOC133697990 gene encoding pentatricopeptide repeat-containing protein At5g04810, chloroplastic-like isoform X3 — MDISPLSTTPRFPHSPTPFSSIATTTISFSLKPTPPPPPEPTNSSSIRRPKSLTPAPSTSSTPTPTTPKFPKNPLKTLLNPSKPSVTSTTTTNPLSLSTKLRLSSKLSPPPPPPPPPPPPLEILQTPEAETQEKTQKIENEAPRIEFYQNGKIFIGNLPNWIKKHELSEFFSQFGPIKNVILIQSHNETERNAGFGFIIYDGPKAGKSAMKAEEFDGMEFHGRVLTVKLDDGRRLKAKAEERKNWVYGEDGKDYRSKWHEEREGSTKAFRKVLDTQPENWQAVVSAFERIKKPSRREFGLMVGYYARRGDMHRARQTFESMRARGIDPSSHVYTSLIHAYAVGRDMEEALSCVRKMNEEGIEMSLVTYSIVVGGFAKFGNAEAADCWFKKAKERHTNLNAYIYGNIIYAYCQACNMDRAEALVREMEEEGIDAPLDIYHTMMDGYTMIGNEEKCLIVFKRLKECGFAPSVITYGCLINMYTKMEKAVEILDEMALAGVSPDEHTYTTIMHGYAALGDTGKAFEYFTKMRNEGLQLDVFTYEALLKACCKSGRMQSALAVTREMNAQKIPRNTFVYNILIDGWARRGDIWEAADLMQQMNQEGVQPDIHTYTSFINACCKAGDMLRATKTMEEMEAAGVKPNVKTYTTLIHGWANASLPERALSCFEELKLAGLKPDKAVYHCLMTSLLSRATVAEAYIYSGILSICREMIEFELTVDMGTAVYWSKCLRKIERIGGELTQTLQKTFPPDWNAHHSLEANHESDINDEPSIQGDNDMFLAGVNDGDSDDEDDDHHDSKGFNQRLWV, encoded by the exons ATGGATATTTCGCCACTCTCCACCACCCCACGCTTCCCTCATTCACCCACTCCCTTCTCCTCCATCGCCACCACAACCATTTCTTTCTCCCTCAAACCaacacctccaccaccaccagaaCCCACCAATTCTTCCTCTATTCGCCGTCCCAAATCACTCACTCCAGCACCCTCCACCAGCTCCACCCCAACCCCAACCACCCCTAAATTCCCCAAGAACCCTCTCAAAACCCTCCTCAACCCCTCCAAACCCTCAGTAAcaagcaccaccaccaccaaccctctttctctctccaccaAACTCCGCCTCTCCAGCAAACTCTCGCCCCcgcctcctccaccaccaccgccgccgccgccgcttGAAATACTTCAAACCCCAGAAGCTGAAACCCAAGAAAAGACTCAAAAGATAGAAAATGAAGCCCCCAGAATTGAATTCTACCAAAATGGGAAGATCTTTATAGGAAATTTACCAAactggataaaaaaacatgaactttcTGAATTCTTCAGTCAATTCGGGCCTATAAAGAATGTAATTTTGATCCAGAGTCATAATGAGACTGAAAGGAATGCGGGGTTTGGGTTTATTATCTATGATGGTCCAAAAGCAGGGAAGTCTGCAATGAAAGCTGAGGAATTTGATGGAATGGAGTTTCATGGGAGGGTTTTGACTGTGAAATTGGATGATGGGAGAAGATTGAAAGCGAAAGCAGAGGAGAGAAAGAATTGGGTTTATGGAGAGGATGGAAAAGATTATAGGTCTAAATGGCATGAAGAAAGAGAAGGGTCTACAAAGGCTTTTCGGAAGGTTTTAGACACGCAACCGGAGAATTGGCAGGCAGTTGTTAGTGCTTTCGAAAGGATTAAGAAG CCTTCTAGAAGGGAGTTTGGATTAATGGTGGGGTACTATGCAAGGCGAGGGGATATGCATCGTGCACGACAAACTTTTGAGAGCATGCGAGCAAGGGGAATAGATCCCAGCTCACATGTCTATACGAG CCTTATTCACGCTTATGCAGTTGGTAGAGACATGGAAGAAGCACTGTCTTGTGTTAGGAAAATGAATGAAGAGGGCATTGAAATGAGTCTGGTGACTTATAGCATAGTTGTCGGAGGATTTGCCAAATTCGGCAATGCTGA AGCTGCAGATTGCTGGTTTAAGAAGGCCAAAGAGAGGCATACGAATTTGAATGCATACATTTATGGAAACATTATATACGCTTATTG TCAGGCATGCAATATGGATCGAGCTGAAGCTCTGGTGAGAGAGATGGAAGAAGAAGGTATAGATGCTCCTCTTGACATATATCATACCATGATGGATGGTTACACTATGattggaaatgaagaaaaatgtcTTATTGTATTCAAAAGGCTTAAG GAATGTGGATTTGCTCCTTCAGTGATCACCTATGGATGTCTCATCAATATGTACACCAAG ATGGAGAAGGCTGTTGAAATATTGGATGAGATGGCACTGGCAGGTGTAAGTCCAGATGAACACACATACACGACAATCATGCATGGTTATGCAGCATTAGGTGATACTGGAAAGGCCTTCGAGTATTTTACCAAAATGAGAAATGAAGGACTACAGCTTGATGTATTTACATACGAGGCACTGCTCAAGGCGTGTTGCAAGTCAGGCAGGATGCAAAGTGCTTTAGCAGTTACTCGAGAAATGAATGCTCAAAAGATTCCAAGAAACACCTTTGTCTATAACATACTAATTGATGG ATGGGCTCGAAGAGGTGATATTTGGGAGGCTGCTGACCTTATGCAGCAAATGAATCAAGAAGGGGTTCAACCTGATATTCATACCTATACATCTTTTATAAATGCTTGTTGCAAGGCTGGAGATATGCTG AGAGCAACAAAAACAATGGAAGAAATGGAAGCTGCAGGGGTGAAGCCAAATGTGAAAACCTACACCACGTTGATTCATGGGTGGGCAAATGCTTCTCTTCCAGAAAGGGCTTTGAGCTGCTTCGAAGAGTTGAAGTTGGCCGGATTAAAGCCTGATAAAGCTGTGTACCATTGCTTAATGACATCATTGCTGTCAAGGGCTACTGTTGCTGAAGCATACATTTACTCGGGGATACTGTCCATTTGTAGAGAGATGATAGAGTTTGAGTTGACTGTAGATATGGGGACTGCAGTTTACTGGTCCAAGTGTTTACGCAAGATTGAAAGAATAGGTGGAGAGCTTACACAGACCTTGCAGAAGACCTTCCCTCCTGATTGGAACGCACATCATTCTCTCGAGGCTAACCACGAATCAGATATCAATGATGAACCAAGCATTCAGGGTGATAATGACATGTTTTTGGCTGGTGTGAATGATGGAGATAGcgatgatgaggatgatgatcaTCATGACAGCAAGGGTTTTAACCAAAGACTCTGGGTTTAA
- the LOC133697990 gene encoding pentatricopeptide repeat-containing protein At5g04810, chloroplastic-like isoform X2: MDISPLSTTPRFPHSPTPFSSIATTTISFSLKPTPPPPPEPTNSSSIRRPKSLTPAPSTSSTPTPTTPKFPKNPLKTLLNPSKPSVTSTTTTNPLSLSTKLRLSSKLSPPPPPPPPPPPPLEILQTPEAETQEKTQKIENEAPRIEFYQNGKIFIGNLPNWIKKHELSEFFSQFGPIKNVILIQSHNETERNAGFGFIIYDGPKAGKSAMKAEEFDGMEFHGRVLTVKLDDGRRLKAKAEERKNWVYGEDGKDYRSKWHEEREGSTKAFRKVLDTQPENWQAVVSAFERIKKPSRREFGLMVGYYARRGDMHRARQTFESMRARGIDPSSHVYTSLIHAYAVGRDMEEALSCVRKMNEEGIEMSLVTYSIVVGGFAKFGNADQACNMDRAEALVREMEEEGIDAPLDIYHTMMDGYTMIGNEEKCLIVFKRLKECGFAPSVITYGCLINMYTKIGKVSKALEVSKMMKSVGIKHNMKTYSMLINGFLKLKDWTNAFAVFEDVIKDGLKPDVVLYNNIIKAFCGMGNMDRAIHMVKEMQKERCKPTSRTFMPIIHGFARAGEMRRALEIFDMMRRSGCIPTVHTFNALVLGLVEKRKMEKAVEILDEMALAGVSPDEHTYTTIMHGYAALGDTGKAFEYFTKMRNEGLQLDVFTYEALLKACCKSGRMQSALAVTREMNAQKIPRNTFVYNILIDGWARRGDIWEAADLMQQMNQEGVQPDIHTYTSFINACCKAGDMLRATKTMEEMEAAGVKPNVKTYTTLIHGWANASLPERALSCFEELKLAGLKPDKAVYHCLMTSLLSRATVAEAYIYSGILSICREMIEFELTVDMGTAVYWSKCLRKIERIGGELTQTLQKTFPPDWNAHHSLEANHESDINDEPSIQGDNDMFLAGVNDGDSDDEDDDHHDSKGFNQRLWV, encoded by the exons ATGGATATTTCGCCACTCTCCACCACCCCACGCTTCCCTCATTCACCCACTCCCTTCTCCTCCATCGCCACCACAACCATTTCTTTCTCCCTCAAACCaacacctccaccaccaccagaaCCCACCAATTCTTCCTCTATTCGCCGTCCCAAATCACTCACTCCAGCACCCTCCACCAGCTCCACCCCAACCCCAACCACCCCTAAATTCCCCAAGAACCCTCTCAAAACCCTCCTCAACCCCTCCAAACCCTCAGTAAcaagcaccaccaccaccaaccctctttctctctccaccaAACTCCGCCTCTCCAGCAAACTCTCGCCCCcgcctcctccaccaccaccgccgccgccgccgcttGAAATACTTCAAACCCCAGAAGCTGAAACCCAAGAAAAGACTCAAAAGATAGAAAATGAAGCCCCCAGAATTGAATTCTACCAAAATGGGAAGATCTTTATAGGAAATTTACCAAactggataaaaaaacatgaactttcTGAATTCTTCAGTCAATTCGGGCCTATAAAGAATGTAATTTTGATCCAGAGTCATAATGAGACTGAAAGGAATGCGGGGTTTGGGTTTATTATCTATGATGGTCCAAAAGCAGGGAAGTCTGCAATGAAAGCTGAGGAATTTGATGGAATGGAGTTTCATGGGAGGGTTTTGACTGTGAAATTGGATGATGGGAGAAGATTGAAAGCGAAAGCAGAGGAGAGAAAGAATTGGGTTTATGGAGAGGATGGAAAAGATTATAGGTCTAAATGGCATGAAGAAAGAGAAGGGTCTACAAAGGCTTTTCGGAAGGTTTTAGACACGCAACCGGAGAATTGGCAGGCAGTTGTTAGTGCTTTCGAAAGGATTAAGAAG CCTTCTAGAAGGGAGTTTGGATTAATGGTGGGGTACTATGCAAGGCGAGGGGATATGCATCGTGCACGACAAACTTTTGAGAGCATGCGAGCAAGGGGAATAGATCCCAGCTCACATGTCTATACGAG CCTTATTCACGCTTATGCAGTTGGTAGAGACATGGAAGAAGCACTGTCTTGTGTTAGGAAAATGAATGAAGAGGGCATTGAAATGAGTCTGGTGACTTATAGCATAGTTGTCGGAGGATTTGCCAAATTCGGCAATGCTGA TCAGGCATGCAATATGGATCGAGCTGAAGCTCTGGTGAGAGAGATGGAAGAAGAAGGTATAGATGCTCCTCTTGACATATATCATACCATGATGGATGGTTACACTATGattggaaatgaagaaaaatgtcTTATTGTATTCAAAAGGCTTAAG GAATGTGGATTTGCTCCTTCAGTGATCACCTATGGATGTCTCATCAATATGTACACCAAG ATTGGTAAAGTTTCTAAAGCCCTGGAGGTtagcaaaatgatgaaatctgTTGGCATAAAGCATAACATGAAGACATATTCCATGTTGATCAACGGGTTCTTGAAGTTAAAAGATTGGACCAATGCATTTGCAGTTTTCGAAGATGTTATCAAAGATGGTTTGAAACCTGATGTTGTCCTCTATAATAACATTATCAAAGCTTTCTGTGGAATGGGAAATATGGATCGTGCCATCCATATGGTGAAGGAAATGCAGAAGGAAAGATGTAAGCCTACTTCACGCACATTTATGCCCATTATACATGGATTTGCAAGAGCTGGAGAAATGAGGAGGGCCCTAGAAATTTTTGATATGATGAGGCGGAGTGGGTGCATCCCAACTGTGCATACCTTCAATGCTTTGGTTCTTGGCCTTGTTGAGAAGCGCAAG ATGGAGAAGGCTGTTGAAATATTGGATGAGATGGCACTGGCAGGTGTAAGTCCAGATGAACACACATACACGACAATCATGCATGGTTATGCAGCATTAGGTGATACTGGAAAGGCCTTCGAGTATTTTACCAAAATGAGAAATGAAGGACTACAGCTTGATGTATTTACATACGAGGCACTGCTCAAGGCGTGTTGCAAGTCAGGCAGGATGCAAAGTGCTTTAGCAGTTACTCGAGAAATGAATGCTCAAAAGATTCCAAGAAACACCTTTGTCTATAACATACTAATTGATGG ATGGGCTCGAAGAGGTGATATTTGGGAGGCTGCTGACCTTATGCAGCAAATGAATCAAGAAGGGGTTCAACCTGATATTCATACCTATACATCTTTTATAAATGCTTGTTGCAAGGCTGGAGATATGCTG AGAGCAACAAAAACAATGGAAGAAATGGAAGCTGCAGGGGTGAAGCCAAATGTGAAAACCTACACCACGTTGATTCATGGGTGGGCAAATGCTTCTCTTCCAGAAAGGGCTTTGAGCTGCTTCGAAGAGTTGAAGTTGGCCGGATTAAAGCCTGATAAAGCTGTGTACCATTGCTTAATGACATCATTGCTGTCAAGGGCTACTGTTGCTGAAGCATACATTTACTCGGGGATACTGTCCATTTGTAGAGAGATGATAGAGTTTGAGTTGACTGTAGATATGGGGACTGCAGTTTACTGGTCCAAGTGTTTACGCAAGATTGAAAGAATAGGTGGAGAGCTTACACAGACCTTGCAGAAGACCTTCCCTCCTGATTGGAACGCACATCATTCTCTCGAGGCTAACCACGAATCAGATATCAATGATGAACCAAGCATTCAGGGTGATAATGACATGTTTTTGGCTGGTGTGAATGATGGAGATAGcgatgatgaggatgatgatcaTCATGACAGCAAGGGTTTTAACCAAAGACTCTGGGTTTAA
- the LOC133697990 gene encoding pentatricopeptide repeat-containing protein At5g04810, chloroplastic-like isoform X1: MDISPLSTTPRFPHSPTPFSSIATTTISFSLKPTPPPPPEPTNSSSIRRPKSLTPAPSTSSTPTPTTPKFPKNPLKTLLNPSKPSVTSTTTTNPLSLSTKLRLSSKLSPPPPPPPPPPPPLEILQTPEAETQEKTQKIENEAPRIEFYQNGKIFIGNLPNWIKKHELSEFFSQFGPIKNVILIQSHNETERNAGFGFIIYDGPKAGKSAMKAEEFDGMEFHGRVLTVKLDDGRRLKAKAEERKNWVYGEDGKDYRSKWHEEREGSTKAFRKVLDTQPENWQAVVSAFERIKKPSRREFGLMVGYYARRGDMHRARQTFESMRARGIDPSSHVYTSLIHAYAVGRDMEEALSCVRKMNEEGIEMSLVTYSIVVGGFAKFGNAEAADCWFKKAKERHTNLNAYIYGNIIYAYCQACNMDRAEALVREMEEEGIDAPLDIYHTMMDGYTMIGNEEKCLIVFKRLKECGFAPSVITYGCLINMYTKIGKVSKALEVSKMMKSVGIKHNMKTYSMLINGFLKLKDWTNAFAVFEDVIKDGLKPDVVLYNNIIKAFCGMGNMDRAIHMVKEMQKERCKPTSRTFMPIIHGFARAGEMRRALEIFDMMRRSGCIPTVHTFNALVLGLVEKRKMEKAVEILDEMALAGVSPDEHTYTTIMHGYAALGDTGKAFEYFTKMRNEGLQLDVFTYEALLKACCKSGRMQSALAVTREMNAQKIPRNTFVYNILIDGWARRGDIWEAADLMQQMNQEGVQPDIHTYTSFINACCKAGDMLRATKTMEEMEAAGVKPNVKTYTTLIHGWANASLPERALSCFEELKLAGLKPDKAVYHCLMTSLLSRATVAEAYIYSGILSICREMIEFELTVDMGTAVYWSKCLRKIERIGGELTQTLQKTFPPDWNAHHSLEANHESDINDEPSIQGDNDMFLAGVNDGDSDDEDDDHHDSKGFNQRLWV, translated from the exons ATGGATATTTCGCCACTCTCCACCACCCCACGCTTCCCTCATTCACCCACTCCCTTCTCCTCCATCGCCACCACAACCATTTCTTTCTCCCTCAAACCaacacctccaccaccaccagaaCCCACCAATTCTTCCTCTATTCGCCGTCCCAAATCACTCACTCCAGCACCCTCCACCAGCTCCACCCCAACCCCAACCACCCCTAAATTCCCCAAGAACCCTCTCAAAACCCTCCTCAACCCCTCCAAACCCTCAGTAAcaagcaccaccaccaccaaccctctttctctctccaccaAACTCCGCCTCTCCAGCAAACTCTCGCCCCcgcctcctccaccaccaccgccgccgccgccgcttGAAATACTTCAAACCCCAGAAGCTGAAACCCAAGAAAAGACTCAAAAGATAGAAAATGAAGCCCCCAGAATTGAATTCTACCAAAATGGGAAGATCTTTATAGGAAATTTACCAAactggataaaaaaacatgaactttcTGAATTCTTCAGTCAATTCGGGCCTATAAAGAATGTAATTTTGATCCAGAGTCATAATGAGACTGAAAGGAATGCGGGGTTTGGGTTTATTATCTATGATGGTCCAAAAGCAGGGAAGTCTGCAATGAAAGCTGAGGAATTTGATGGAATGGAGTTTCATGGGAGGGTTTTGACTGTGAAATTGGATGATGGGAGAAGATTGAAAGCGAAAGCAGAGGAGAGAAAGAATTGGGTTTATGGAGAGGATGGAAAAGATTATAGGTCTAAATGGCATGAAGAAAGAGAAGGGTCTACAAAGGCTTTTCGGAAGGTTTTAGACACGCAACCGGAGAATTGGCAGGCAGTTGTTAGTGCTTTCGAAAGGATTAAGAAG CCTTCTAGAAGGGAGTTTGGATTAATGGTGGGGTACTATGCAAGGCGAGGGGATATGCATCGTGCACGACAAACTTTTGAGAGCATGCGAGCAAGGGGAATAGATCCCAGCTCACATGTCTATACGAG CCTTATTCACGCTTATGCAGTTGGTAGAGACATGGAAGAAGCACTGTCTTGTGTTAGGAAAATGAATGAAGAGGGCATTGAAATGAGTCTGGTGACTTATAGCATAGTTGTCGGAGGATTTGCCAAATTCGGCAATGCTGA AGCTGCAGATTGCTGGTTTAAGAAGGCCAAAGAGAGGCATACGAATTTGAATGCATACATTTATGGAAACATTATATACGCTTATTG TCAGGCATGCAATATGGATCGAGCTGAAGCTCTGGTGAGAGAGATGGAAGAAGAAGGTATAGATGCTCCTCTTGACATATATCATACCATGATGGATGGTTACACTATGattggaaatgaagaaaaatgtcTTATTGTATTCAAAAGGCTTAAG GAATGTGGATTTGCTCCTTCAGTGATCACCTATGGATGTCTCATCAATATGTACACCAAG ATTGGTAAAGTTTCTAAAGCCCTGGAGGTtagcaaaatgatgaaatctgTTGGCATAAAGCATAACATGAAGACATATTCCATGTTGATCAACGGGTTCTTGAAGTTAAAAGATTGGACCAATGCATTTGCAGTTTTCGAAGATGTTATCAAAGATGGTTTGAAACCTGATGTTGTCCTCTATAATAACATTATCAAAGCTTTCTGTGGAATGGGAAATATGGATCGTGCCATCCATATGGTGAAGGAAATGCAGAAGGAAAGATGTAAGCCTACTTCACGCACATTTATGCCCATTATACATGGATTTGCAAGAGCTGGAGAAATGAGGAGGGCCCTAGAAATTTTTGATATGATGAGGCGGAGTGGGTGCATCCCAACTGTGCATACCTTCAATGCTTTGGTTCTTGGCCTTGTTGAGAAGCGCAAG ATGGAGAAGGCTGTTGAAATATTGGATGAGATGGCACTGGCAGGTGTAAGTCCAGATGAACACACATACACGACAATCATGCATGGTTATGCAGCATTAGGTGATACTGGAAAGGCCTTCGAGTATTTTACCAAAATGAGAAATGAAGGACTACAGCTTGATGTATTTACATACGAGGCACTGCTCAAGGCGTGTTGCAAGTCAGGCAGGATGCAAAGTGCTTTAGCAGTTACTCGAGAAATGAATGCTCAAAAGATTCCAAGAAACACCTTTGTCTATAACATACTAATTGATGG ATGGGCTCGAAGAGGTGATATTTGGGAGGCTGCTGACCTTATGCAGCAAATGAATCAAGAAGGGGTTCAACCTGATATTCATACCTATACATCTTTTATAAATGCTTGTTGCAAGGCTGGAGATATGCTG AGAGCAACAAAAACAATGGAAGAAATGGAAGCTGCAGGGGTGAAGCCAAATGTGAAAACCTACACCACGTTGATTCATGGGTGGGCAAATGCTTCTCTTCCAGAAAGGGCTTTGAGCTGCTTCGAAGAGTTGAAGTTGGCCGGATTAAAGCCTGATAAAGCTGTGTACCATTGCTTAATGACATCATTGCTGTCAAGGGCTACTGTTGCTGAAGCATACATTTACTCGGGGATACTGTCCATTTGTAGAGAGATGATAGAGTTTGAGTTGACTGTAGATATGGGGACTGCAGTTTACTGGTCCAAGTGTTTACGCAAGATTGAAAGAATAGGTGGAGAGCTTACACAGACCTTGCAGAAGACCTTCCCTCCTGATTGGAACGCACATCATTCTCTCGAGGCTAACCACGAATCAGATATCAATGATGAACCAAGCATTCAGGGTGATAATGACATGTTTTTGGCTGGTGTGAATGATGGAGATAGcgatgatgaggatgatgatcaTCATGACAGCAAGGGTTTTAACCAAAGACTCTGGGTTTAA
- the LOC133697990 gene encoding pentatricopeptide repeat-containing protein At5g04810, chloroplastic-like isoform X4, translating into MDISPLSTTPRFPHSPTPFSSIATTTISFSLKPTPPPPPEPTNSSSIRRPKSLTPAPSTSSTPTPTTPKFPKNPLKTLLNPSKPSVTSTTTTNPLSLSTKLRLSSKLSPPPPPPPPPPPPLEILQTPEAETQEKTQKIENEAPRIEFYQNGKIFIGNLPNWIKKHELSEFFSQFGPIKNVILIQSHNETERNAGFGFIIYDGPKAGKSAMKAEEFDGMEFHGRVLTVKLDDGRRLKAKAEERKNWVYGEDGKDYRSKWHEEREGSTKAFRKVLDTQPENWQAVVSAFERIKKPSRREFGLMVGYYARRGDMHRARQTFESMRARGIDPSSHVYTSLIHAYAVGRDMEEALSCVRKMNEEGIEMSLVTYSIVVGGFAKFGNAEAADCWFKKAKERHTNLNAYIYGNIIYAYCQACNMDRAEALVREMEEEGIDAPLDIYHTMMDGYTMIGNEEKCLIVFKRLKECGFAPSVITYGCLINMYTKIGKVSKALEVSKMMKSVGIKHNMKTYSMLINGFLKLKDWTNAFAVFEDVIKDGLKPDVVLYNNIIKAFCGMGNMDRAIHMVKEMQKERCKPTSRTFMPIIHGFARAGEMRRALEIFDMMRRSGCIPTVHTFNALVLGLVEKRKMEKAVEILDEMALAGVSPDEHTYTTIMHGYAALGDTGKAFEYFTKMRNEGLQLDVFTYEALLKACCKSGRMQSALAVTREMNAQKIPRNTFVYNILIDGWARRGDIWEAADLMQQMNQEGVQPDIHTYTSFINACCKAGDMLLLHREPD; encoded by the exons ATGGATATTTCGCCACTCTCCACCACCCCACGCTTCCCTCATTCACCCACTCCCTTCTCCTCCATCGCCACCACAACCATTTCTTTCTCCCTCAAACCaacacctccaccaccaccagaaCCCACCAATTCTTCCTCTATTCGCCGTCCCAAATCACTCACTCCAGCACCCTCCACCAGCTCCACCCCAACCCCAACCACCCCTAAATTCCCCAAGAACCCTCTCAAAACCCTCCTCAACCCCTCCAAACCCTCAGTAAcaagcaccaccaccaccaaccctctttctctctccaccaAACTCCGCCTCTCCAGCAAACTCTCGCCCCcgcctcctccaccaccaccgccgccgccgccgcttGAAATACTTCAAACCCCAGAAGCTGAAACCCAAGAAAAGACTCAAAAGATAGAAAATGAAGCCCCCAGAATTGAATTCTACCAAAATGGGAAGATCTTTATAGGAAATTTACCAAactggataaaaaaacatgaactttcTGAATTCTTCAGTCAATTCGGGCCTATAAAGAATGTAATTTTGATCCAGAGTCATAATGAGACTGAAAGGAATGCGGGGTTTGGGTTTATTATCTATGATGGTCCAAAAGCAGGGAAGTCTGCAATGAAAGCTGAGGAATTTGATGGAATGGAGTTTCATGGGAGGGTTTTGACTGTGAAATTGGATGATGGGAGAAGATTGAAAGCGAAAGCAGAGGAGAGAAAGAATTGGGTTTATGGAGAGGATGGAAAAGATTATAGGTCTAAATGGCATGAAGAAAGAGAAGGGTCTACAAAGGCTTTTCGGAAGGTTTTAGACACGCAACCGGAGAATTGGCAGGCAGTTGTTAGTGCTTTCGAAAGGATTAAGAAG CCTTCTAGAAGGGAGTTTGGATTAATGGTGGGGTACTATGCAAGGCGAGGGGATATGCATCGTGCACGACAAACTTTTGAGAGCATGCGAGCAAGGGGAATAGATCCCAGCTCACATGTCTATACGAG CCTTATTCACGCTTATGCAGTTGGTAGAGACATGGAAGAAGCACTGTCTTGTGTTAGGAAAATGAATGAAGAGGGCATTGAAATGAGTCTGGTGACTTATAGCATAGTTGTCGGAGGATTTGCCAAATTCGGCAATGCTGA AGCTGCAGATTGCTGGTTTAAGAAGGCCAAAGAGAGGCATACGAATTTGAATGCATACATTTATGGAAACATTATATACGCTTATTG TCAGGCATGCAATATGGATCGAGCTGAAGCTCTGGTGAGAGAGATGGAAGAAGAAGGTATAGATGCTCCTCTTGACATATATCATACCATGATGGATGGTTACACTATGattggaaatgaagaaaaatgtcTTATTGTATTCAAAAGGCTTAAG GAATGTGGATTTGCTCCTTCAGTGATCACCTATGGATGTCTCATCAATATGTACACCAAG ATTGGTAAAGTTTCTAAAGCCCTGGAGGTtagcaaaatgatgaaatctgTTGGCATAAAGCATAACATGAAGACATATTCCATGTTGATCAACGGGTTCTTGAAGTTAAAAGATTGGACCAATGCATTTGCAGTTTTCGAAGATGTTATCAAAGATGGTTTGAAACCTGATGTTGTCCTCTATAATAACATTATCAAAGCTTTCTGTGGAATGGGAAATATGGATCGTGCCATCCATATGGTGAAGGAAATGCAGAAGGAAAGATGTAAGCCTACTTCACGCACATTTATGCCCATTATACATGGATTTGCAAGAGCTGGAGAAATGAGGAGGGCCCTAGAAATTTTTGATATGATGAGGCGGAGTGGGTGCATCCCAACTGTGCATACCTTCAATGCTTTGGTTCTTGGCCTTGTTGAGAAGCGCAAG ATGGAGAAGGCTGTTGAAATATTGGATGAGATGGCACTGGCAGGTGTAAGTCCAGATGAACACACATACACGACAATCATGCATGGTTATGCAGCATTAGGTGATACTGGAAAGGCCTTCGAGTATTTTACCAAAATGAGAAATGAAGGACTACAGCTTGATGTATTTACATACGAGGCACTGCTCAAGGCGTGTTGCAAGTCAGGCAGGATGCAAAGTGCTTTAGCAGTTACTCGAGAAATGAATGCTCAAAAGATTCCAAGAAACACCTTTGTCTATAACATACTAATTGATGG ATGGGCTCGAAGAGGTGATATTTGGGAGGCTGCTGACCTTATGCAGCAAATGAATCAAGAAGGGGTTCAACCTGATATTCATACCTATACATCTTTTATAAATGCTTGTTGCAAGGCTGGAGATATGCTG CTCTTGCACAGAGAACCTGATTAA
- the LOC133695739 gene encoding small ribosomal subunit protein eS17w-like has product MGRVRTKTVKKSSRQVIERYYSKMTLDFHTNKKILEEVAIIPSKRLRNKIAGFSTHLMKRIQKGPVRGISLKLQEEERERRMDFVPEESAIKIHEIKVDKETIDMLAALGMSDVPGLVEVEPQPMLPTQGFGRGGGARRFLS; this is encoded by the coding sequence ATGGGTCGCGTTCGTACCAAGACAGTGAAGAAGTCTTCACGCCAGGTCATTGAGAGGTACTACTCTAAAATGACCTTGGATTTCCACACCAACAAGAAGATCTTGGAAGAGGTTGCTATCATCCCCTCGAAGCGTCTCCGCAACAAGATTGCTGGGTTCTCTACCCATCTAATGAAGCGTATTCAGAAGGGACCAGTTCGTGGCATCTCACTGAAACTACAAGAGGAAGAGCGGGAGCGTCGCATGGATTTTGTACCTGAGGAGTCTGCCATTAAGATCCATGAGATTAAGGTTGACAAGGAGACCATTGACATGCTTGCTGCTCTTGGGATGTCAGATGTTCCTGGACTTGTTGAAGTCGAGCCTCAGCCTATGCTTCCCACTCAGGGATTCGGTAGAGGAGGTGGTGCTAGGAGGTTCTTGAGTTAA